The following are from one region of the Dermacentor albipictus isolate Rhodes 1998 colony chromosome 5, USDA_Dalb.pri_finalv2, whole genome shotgun sequence genome:
- the LOC135902381 gene encoding uncharacterized protein isoform X2, producing the protein MTMVQALALVVTLGAVHSSVGQRSKARVLLAANDWKGEAVVTQSIRVASDSKKEAAVTKRHEAPASKRYASSSEAANFVHPGAVLRRPAASGVTYVAEPTGVQAVSTAVALKTEPSAAATGHGGGHGGGHGGGYFQYARVPGYNTYEFGYRKGNPHHFQERHETRHGPHFRTKQRWGDKYLSVKHHARKLRRGAKPA; encoded by the exons ATGACGATGGTTCAG GCGCTGGCGTTGGTCGTGACTCTGGGCGCTGTCCACAGCAGCGTCGGCCAGAGAAGCAAGGCCAGAGTGCTGCTCGCAGCGAACGACTGGAAGGGCGAGGCCGTCGTGACGCAGTCCATACGAGTGGCCTCGGACTCAAAGAAAGAAGCGGCCGTCACCAAGCGTCACGAGGCGCCCGCGTCCAAGCGGTACGCGAGCTCGTCAGAAGCCGCCAACTTCGTCCACCCGGGAGCAGTACTACGGCGGCCTGCGGCTTCGGGCGTCACGTACGTGGCTGAGCCGACCGGGGTCCAGGCGGTGTCGACGGCGGTCGCACTTAAGACGGAACCTTCGGCGGCAGCGACTGGCCATGGTGGCGGCCACGGCGGGGGACACGGAGGAGGATACTTCCA GTACGCTCGTGTTCCCGGCTACAACACGTACGAGTTCGGCTACCGCAAGGGCAATCCGCACCACTTCCAGGAGCGCCACGAGACGCGCCACGGACCCCACTTTCGCACTAAGCAGCGCTGGGGAGACAA
- the LOC135902381 gene encoding uncharacterized protein isoform X1 — MTMVQALALVVTLGAVHSSVGQRSKARVLLAANDWKGEAVVTQSIRVASDSKKEAAVTKRHEAPASKRYASSSEAANFVHPGAVLRRPAASGVTYVAEPTGVQAVSTAVALKTEPSAAATGHGGGHGGGHGGGYFQYARVPGYNTYEFGYRKGNPHHFQERHETRHGPHFRTKQRWGDKYGGYGEHYWEYNHAPKYH; from the exons ATGACGATGGTTCAG GCGCTGGCGTTGGTCGTGACTCTGGGCGCTGTCCACAGCAGCGTCGGCCAGAGAAGCAAGGCCAGAGTGCTGCTCGCAGCGAACGACTGGAAGGGCGAGGCCGTCGTGACGCAGTCCATACGAGTGGCCTCGGACTCAAAGAAAGAAGCGGCCGTCACCAAGCGTCACGAGGCGCCCGCGTCCAAGCGGTACGCGAGCTCGTCAGAAGCCGCCAACTTCGTCCACCCGGGAGCAGTACTACGGCGGCCTGCGGCTTCGGGCGTCACGTACGTGGCTGAGCCGACCGGGGTCCAGGCGGTGTCGACGGCGGTCGCACTTAAGACGGAACCTTCGGCGGCAGCGACTGGCCATGGTGGCGGCCACGGCGGGGGACACGGAGGAGGATACTTCCA GTACGCTCGTGTTCCCGGCTACAACACGTACGAGTTCGGCTACCGCAAGGGCAATCCGCACCACTTCCAGGAGCGCCACGAGACGCGCCACGGACCCCACTTTCGCACTAAGCAGCGCTGGGGAGACAAGTACGGCGGATACGGCGAGCACTACTGGGAGTACAACCACGCGCCCAAGTATCACTGA